One window from the genome of Pelodictyon luteolum DSM 273 encodes:
- the rsmB gene encoding 16S rRNA (cytosine(967)-C(5))-methyltransferase RsmB, whose translation MTSARELAFNILQQLEAGTRHSDSLLHELLEASSLKGPDRALATALTSGVLRQRLQLDFIIAKFYSHDIQKASPAVLNILRLGVWQLLFLDRVPRWAAVNECVRLARRYKGERMSKLTNAVLRKISPETVHLDLWLKDASLSERLSVLHSHPEPLVRRWIGNYGEQRTESMLRYDNEHPLFGIRHNPLKGTNAKGAEGEESGWQESGIPGIRLAADFHLFEPLLRQGLASVQNPTQALAVLLLDPQPDWKVLDLCAAPGGKAAHAAELMGNRGEIIALDRYPQKTLRIQALADTLGISIIEARTGDAREFTPPFQPDAILVDAPCTGTGVLGRRAELRWKTGPEKLRELSGLQEEILRHAAGLLAEGGLLLYSTCSVEPEENQLQVEAFLQQHPAFRIEQATGKVPEPFCLERTPEGGILTLPGARPGFDGGYAVLLRKQGG comes from the coding sequence ATGACATCAGCCCGGGAACTAGCCTTCAACATCCTGCAGCAGCTTGAGGCAGGCACTCGCCACTCCGATTCCCTTCTGCATGAACTGCTGGAGGCATCATCCCTTAAAGGGCCTGACCGGGCTCTGGCTACCGCGCTCACCAGCGGCGTGCTCCGCCAGCGCCTCCAGCTCGACTTCATCATTGCGAAATTTTACAGCCACGACATCCAGAAGGCCTCCCCCGCCGTCCTGAACATCCTCCGCCTCGGCGTATGGCAGCTGCTCTTTCTCGACCGTGTGCCGCGCTGGGCCGCCGTCAACGAGTGTGTCCGGCTTGCCCGTCGCTACAAGGGCGAGCGCATGTCGAAACTCACGAACGCCGTCCTGCGGAAAATCTCGCCCGAAACCGTCCATCTCGACCTGTGGCTCAAGGATGCATCCCTCTCCGAACGCCTCTCGGTGCTCCATTCCCATCCGGAGCCGCTCGTCCGGCGATGGATCGGGAACTACGGAGAACAGCGGACGGAATCGATGCTCCGCTATGACAATGAACACCCGCTCTTCGGCATCCGTCATAACCCGCTGAAAGGGACGAATGCCAAGGGCGCAGAGGGCGAAGAATCCGGGTGGCAGGAGAGCGGAATCCCCGGCATCCGCCTTGCCGCTGATTTCCACCTGTTCGAGCCGCTCCTCAGGCAGGGACTTGCCTCCGTCCAGAACCCGACCCAGGCCCTTGCGGTGCTGCTGCTCGACCCCCAGCCCGACTGGAAGGTGCTAGACCTCTGCGCGGCTCCCGGCGGCAAGGCGGCACACGCAGCCGAACTGATGGGAAATCGGGGAGAAATCATCGCTCTTGACCGTTACCCGCAGAAAACCCTTCGAATCCAGGCCCTTGCCGATACGCTCGGGATATCCATCATCGAGGCCCGGACCGGAGATGCCCGGGAGTTCACGCCCCCGTTCCAGCCGGACGCCATTCTCGTTGACGCTCCCTGCACCGGAACCGGCGTGCTCGGACGGCGGGCGGAGCTGCGCTGGAAAACCGGTCCGGAAAAACTCCGGGAACTGAGCGGGCTCCAGGAGGAGATCCTCCGGCATGCCGCAGGACTGCTTGCGGAAGGGGGCCTGCTCCTCTACTCGACCTGCTCGGTGGAACCCGAAGAAAACCAGCTGCAGGTGGAAGCATTCCTTCAGCAGCATCCGGCGTTCAGAATCGAACAGGCAACAGGAAAGGTGCCGGAGCCCTTCTGCCTTGAACGCACACCCGAAGGCGGAATCCTTACGCTCCCGGGCGCAAGACCCGGATTTGACGGCGGCTATGCAGTCCTCCTGCGGAAACAGGGAGGATGA